Sequence from the Castanea sativa cultivar Marrone di Chiusa Pesio chromosome 12, ASM4071231v1 genome:
tcaaaaagctaggaagcatctaaaggggaaggtGCAAGAGCGAGCCctgaagtctattaatgaaattactgcgttagataatgaaagtgacatttcagacttctcagattcaagcaatgatgatttccaaaaatttctacctacgaacattcaacgttgttgttgatgtctacacattttgtgcaatacaaaatgttgttgatcATGAGGGCAAATGATCCTATTGTACGTGCAccttttgcaaatctaaagatgaaTTGTTCATTACTTTTGGCTAAGTGTATATGAAATCACTTGCTCATTTTTTTCCCCACTGTTCGTTGTTGGTATGTTATGAAAAGGTGTACTTGTATTAgtacttgtattagtgtttgcaagaattataaGTGCTTGGTGAAAATTATGGTCTAAACTCACATAATGTACACATCTATTTCAACAAGTTAAACTCAAATGGTATGCATATCAGCATATGGATAAAGTCAATTATTTCTCTCTAACTCCTGTCAGTCTCAAACCTTGGATCACTCCCAGCAGACAAAGTCTTAATTGCTTCAATAAAAACATCACATAGTTGGTATTGCCCACCATGAATACACAGTACTTGCTACATCTGAGAATTTTTTCGACTCCAAAGTTGCAGTAGTTTTGAATATGGCTCTGTTTAATATTGAGAGTTTGACTTAGACAGTAATATGCCATATGTTATTTGAAtgttttgatatatgtgtgagtgaaaatgtatgtaatgttatttaaaatatgttaaaatgtGTTAAAACTATACTGCCAAACGGGATAGTAGAATTAGTTTCTGCAAACTTTTTATAGTACAAATGCATAAAAGAGGCTTGTAATTTGTAATTCAATAAAGAGAACCAAAATTCCCTTTTCCTATTTCTTGTGattatcatattattaaaaataaataaataaataaaaaacaactttcATGAATGTCAAGTGGGAAGAAATGTTTAAATCACTCCCACTCACGAGCAGTTCAGCCCATCCGTTATACGTCTAATAGCAATATGATATATTCATAGATTTCATCTTCAACTTAGAATTTCTATTCTTCTAGTATTCAATTATGCTTTTCTATAAATTAAAGATCCACAGAGAAATCTCAGACCAATATTTTGAACTCAAATCATTTACAATTTTCCATTTAATAGTTAACCAACAAAATAAGCCAATACAGCGTCCGTAGCATTAGTCATTGTTAGTACACTGTTCTTCAAAATTGCTCCAAAAAACCaatttgaatttacaaagaacccTCCCTCTCAAGAGGAAAATGTATATTGTTCAAGATGAAATCACCCCCCCGCAAGTAGCGGCACGAAATGAAATTTAAACCAGATCAGTATATCATGCCAGATGCAAGATGAGGTTACCCTACAGTGAACAATGTTAAGCACCATATCTACAGCCAGTTTACTTCCAGAGTAATCTCATCCACAAAAGGACAACGTGGGGGTCAATAGTTTATTCATGCTTCCCTTTTCTGTTCATCAAGTCATGGTAGTAAAGAAGCACACACATAGGTTGATCAAGAATACAGAAAATGAACCAGAAGATCATATTTCCCACCTgccataaaaggaaaaagaccaaaaaaggaaataaataaatcagaTGAATGGCATAGGAAGTTGGGTGCTGAGAAATTAAATGGGCTAAGATAAGGTTGAACAAAATTCTTCTAAACTGGCTTACCATTGAGTTTCTGAACTTATTCTGCAGGTAGCTAGTTATCAGAACCAAGGGAACCTATTCAAGAAAGCAAAGAACACAGGAATAATTTTGATTAACCTCATGTCAAGCAGCAGGTTGTGCAGTAATAGAACATGCCTAATTCTATGAACACTGTCAGTATTcttctttctgtttttgtttatagTTGTCTCTATGTGGATATAACTTCTAACATAAAGGTCAATGATCCTAATAATGGAGATAGAAAAGTGAAACATTAAAAGTCATAATATTATTACCTGAAACATAATTCCGAAAAATGCCCAAAACTTGAATATGTGACATGGAGCAGCAATACATAGCTGCAGACagatcaaacaaaataaaattccatCATAAGTAAATCGACATGCTTGAAGCACTACAACTACTAAACAAGGAAATCAACACAGATTTGGGTTGATATGTATAACTAAATAAGCATATCTGGAATTCCATTGCAAAAACTATGAACTGCAAATAAGTTACTTATTGACGAGTTTATCTGACCATGAATACAAAGGGCGCAAGCATGTAGATGGGTTAAACCTATGGGTAAATCACTTCAAGTGACTTCTCACAGTGGTGATTACAATGGCAGTTTACCATGGGGAAAGttcaagatcaaaaaattaagttaccatctttaaataaataaataaatatatatatatatatatatatatatatatatatatatatatatatatatatatatatatatataagtctgAACATGCAGATGGGTTAAAACTACAGGTAAAATCACATACAAATGACTTTACAGCAGTGATTCCGATGGCTGAGCATCAAAAGGAATGTTTTAACTCAAAAAAGTTTGGCTACTATCTTTCAGAAGGTTAGTGGAACATTGTTCTACCCTTTTCACAGTACAGGATTGTTACATTGCCAATGCAgtttctcttaattttgtctCCTTTCCCTCCATATATATTAGAGTAATTAAAACTGTCACTCTCATtgccattttaaaaaaaaacatttatatctTCTTCCCTTCTCAAAACATGCACATAACAACCAAAAACCtgacaaacaaaacaagaaaaataggatgaatttattgtttttgatgTCAGCAACCTTTtccatttgactttttttatatactaatGAAGAGCGCATATAATGTGCTTTGATAGATTCATGATGGTGAATTGATAAGGGAACCAAGGTTTACTATGAGATACTTGCACAGCTTCCGCCCTATTATTCTCAATTACCACCTTAACACCTAGATATAATTAGCATTGcctttacataaaaataaacttttacaAGAGAACCAACAGAACTTTGTGTAGGCATAAACATTAACACACTTTTTGCCTTCCTTAACATATTGTTTATGCAAGAGACTTTTTTTGAGTAATAATTGTATACAAACttttcaagaaaatttcctGTACCTTTTCAATTGATTTGGTGAGTGCTCTCATATCATAGCTTGTATGTGCATAAGACACTAATTTTAACCATACAATGCTGGCAGAGAGCATCAACGTGACACCAGATAAAACAGCAGAATCGTACCTGCACAGTTTAAAGTCACAACTGAATTGAGAAACTTCCACAGTATCCTTGTCAATGGAATATTGGCATGACCAAGGACACATAGGGAAAAAGTCCAGGATCCACTTATTAAATTACCAATGTAATTCTTTGGCATTGTTCACAGACAAAATGATCATACTTCCCAAATGAATTAATAGTCACAACAACACCAGAAATTTGGATGATGTGCAAGACGAGACGAAGAGTTaaatgggaaagaaaaagaaatcaccTTAGAATAACAAAAACTAGATACAAAACTGAAGCTGTGGTGATGATTATATGAAGCAAAACAACAACCTGTAATATTAAAGTAGAAGTTAACTTTTGAGGAGTCCAGCGTCTCAAATCTCAAACTCAATATGCAAAGAAAACCCAAGTACCCAAATGACATGAAAAATTCTGTGGCTACAATTAATTTTCATTGTAAAGAAAAACTGTTGATCTGCAATAATTAAACTCGAATAACTTACAGGTTTAGAGATATACTTCTGCTGTACTAACTTTTCCACAATAAAAGAGGCGGCTGGGAATATTGGCAGTGTAAGACtgcaataaaagaaatataaacaatatacAATAAATTCTGGGACAGATGCTAATTGGAGTAAATAAAACAAGAGGCAAATTCTGCAGTGAATAATACATTCTAAGAGTAAATAAAGCATTAAGGATCAAGTACAAAGATACGGAACCATTACCAACACATTAAAAGGGGCCAGTCACTCAATGATCTTGAACTAAACCAAAAACCTGTCTTAATTAACCAACAATACTGCaacaatagtaaaaaaataaaaataaaaaattagtgaaattataatttaaaaataaaaaatctaaccccattttcaaaatgacaagtcttagctttttcaattttttttttttattaaaaaaatgggtCCCAAACCTTCATAAGATTCTCAATGATAAGTCTGCTATTTACAGCAACAAGCACCACTATGCAGAGATTGAAGAGACCTGCATAACTCTGcataaaatttaaaccaaaaaattttaggatcatattgaataaaattatatataacagAATGTAATTAAATcctaataatgtaaatttaaatcAATCTAAAATGTAGCTAGTGACTATAACTCCAGGAAGAacatcaaccaatcacaaaaacaGCAACTTGATTTGCAAATTCATCATTCAACCACTACAATTCTCACCAAATTCAACTCTGGAATTCAAAAAACCCGagcaattttcaaaatttatagaattctAATCTCTAATCAGAAATTTATATGCGAAGAAGAAGCCGACTAATTAAGCTGGTTGTACCTGTTTGAAGATAGCGTCGGAGCTAAGCGGACTCTCCTTGTTTTTCCGGTGTGCCGGAGCCGATGGCTGATACGCGAGGTTCAACGCAGCAAAATCGGTTCCGCGATCGTCACCGTTACCAATCTTATTATCACCACCGTCACCAGCTTTTTCAGGTTTTGATGCACAAATCATATCAAACAATCCATCCTCAGTGAGAAAGGCAGTACTATATAAAGATATGAAAAGCTAGCGGTGTTAGAATATAACGAAGTAAGGAACTCAAAACAAATCACATGTATGGGTCTGAGATTACAAACCCTAGCTCTTTAGCTTTTGAGGATTTTCGACCCCCAATATCTTCATCACATAAAAGATAATTCTGCAAACAGAAGATGTTAATCCCATGCTGACAGTCATGTCAATCCAAGCATATACGAGAAAAAAGTATGAGAAAACCATTTTCTTGCTGATGGATCCAGTGACACGACCACCATGACGTTTAATCAAATCTTCAGCTTCTTCACGCTCTAGGCTGTAAGATCAGTCAATAGACACTCTCAAGCCCATAAAATATGCAAGGTATATAACCATAGAAATCCCACAATTAGGCCAACATCACAGCTGAGACaataatcaccaaagacttatgaCATTCtcaatcaaaatttatttattttatatctttgaGCAAAATGTGGTCTAGACCACATATGAAAACACATAAATATagtaattttaacatttaattacataaaagaTAAACATGATAACATCAATACAAAGATGAACAAAAGTACCTGTCAAGTGTTCCACTAATTACAAAAGCTGAACCAGCTAAACAATTGGGAGCACCCTCAGGGACTTCCTAAGACACAAAACAATATTCAAAATTAACATTGAGAATGGTAGAGCATTTTAATTCATCAATCcataaattttcaatatttttcacCTTTTCTCCTTTATGTGGGGGATCTATCCTTTCTCCAAAGTTCATAAATCCACCCCGTCCACCACCTCTGCCTCTTCCACCAGCTGATGCTGCTGATGAACCTCTTCCACCATGTCCCCTTCCACCACACTTATGAGGAGTTTCAATATCGTTatcatcatcctcattgtcTTCTTCAATGTCTACAGGTTTCTGTGCAATTCCCCTACCCGACCCACTTTTCAACTTCTTACTAGGAGTCACATCAACCCCCCCTCCTTGGACTTACTGCCTATTTTCATTCTCAGTTTCCTTTGGAGTATTGTTCTTCTCCTGATTCCCTCCACAAGAACCAGTTTCTTCTAGATTGGTGTGTCTCTCCCGGTTGCCTCCAGGAGGACCAGAACGGGGTTTTCTGAAATATTTACCGATGAATGTTTCAGCAACATCTGGATACTTTCCCTTGATGAAGCTATCCAAGCATTTGTGGTAGGAAAAGTCTTCTTTACGACCATCAGTTGAGACAACGTAGAAGCACCGGCTTTCCTAGAAACTGCTGTACCTGCTAACCTACATGTCGAGCTCAACATTATAGCAAACATCAATTATCATGTAACGCAAATGCTAAAttaccaattgaaaaaaaaaaagaagaagaggggggagggggggggttACTCCATTCTCGAGACCTACCAAAGGCCTACAATTTTCTTCCCTATTATTAAATACAGAAACACTGCAAATTAGTCAAGTCAAAATCCATGTTTACAAAGTCATCTGTTCTGGACTACAGGATTCATCCAACACTGCAGCATTGAAGTAAAACAGCCCACAAGCACAAATAAGATTTTCCAACTACACAATAGATGTGTCAACCCATTTCAATAATCAGCAAATTATTATAactcctatatatataacatatatgCACATGCATTGTAGAAGTCTACGCCATGAACTTATGTCATTTAAAGGCAGTTTAAGCCATGAACTTATCTTATATGAACCTAAAAGATTTTAGTTTACAAGGTTATTGTATTTTGCATGCAGAAAAGCCCAGAAATAGCAAGAAAAAGATTCACATAAAACGAGAATCTTTTGCTATCAAAACCTTAATTTACTATAGACAGAATTCAACTTTAAAATGTACTGTATGTTTTTTGCTATCAAAACCTTAATTTACTATGCTCCATCTTATGTTCAATCACCTGTGAACAGTAGTTCTAGTTGTTATTGACTATATTAATTCTGGCATAGTGTCATACATATATTCCTTATTGcaggaaatataaaaataaaaagcagtGCAAAGTTCAACTTGTACCTAAAGGGATGAAACCGATGGCGTCCAGATTCCCTAAACCTGAGAGGACCTTCAGGATTCTTCTCACACTGTTCCATTCGATTGAAACATTCTGCAAGGTAGTTGCCTTGTTGATAAGCAACCTAGAATATTCCAAGGACACAAGAAGTGAGGACTCTATTAGCATGAGGTCAAACAGGTTATGCAAAGGAAATTAAATCTTAAATCAAGTACCTGAGCTGTTGGAGGGAGATTTTTCATCTGAAAGTCCACATCAGTCAGAGCTTTGTTGACATTATCAATTTCAATGGGCTTGTTTTGGTTATTCTCTTGAGTATTCTTCAGCAACGCAGCAaaattttacatctttttattctTCAAATAAAGCTTCACTTAAGGGTACCTCTCCAGGATGTCATCCATAACATCATGAAAGTCCTTTGTATTTAATGTACCAGATTTATTCTTGTCTGCTTTACTGAAGATGGCGGAAATATCTTCCTGAAAACAAGTTggcaataataaattaaagattttaaataaaaaaaaaatctaaagaattATACACAATTTTGAGTGCTCTCTATACTCAAAAATACACAAATAAGTCCGGTTGTAGATATCATACCATGACTCTGCGCTGGTTTACTGTTGCACAATCCCAAAGGGCATATATGTTATCACATCCTTCCACCCTCTCATCATCAgttacaaaacaaatctgaatGTGCCTCTGAAaccatgtctctctctctctctctctctctttggacAAGTTAAATTTGGCATGGCACTAACCACAAAGACATCTATCACTGCAAATGAAATGGCCTTTGTTACATCTCTCATCCCATATTTTCGGATGAGATATTAAACTTCTTCCTCATCAGATAGCTACGAGCCACCATCTCTTGTTTCTATTTGGTACATCCATTGTCATagcaatttataaataaaaaataaataaaataaaaaacttttctatAGTCCCATATGATATGGATGATATATTAAACTTCTTCCTTGTCAGAAAGGTACAAGCCAGTAAGCCACCATCTCTTGTTTCTATTCTGTGCAACCATAGTCATAGCAAATGATAATGCCCTCTCTAGAGTCTAACCCATTATCCCATATGTATGGATGATAAGGAATAGGAATGGAGGCCTTCAGTTATGATGCAAGACAACTAAGCAAGGAACCcaattccaaaaaattaaaggtaACTCAATTATGCATATAATACAGTGCAAATGGAAGTGCTATGAACTACAAGCACAAGGTTTGACAACTAACTGAAACTCCATACAACAATGAAGAGTTATATATACCTCTaaaatattcttcaatttagtATCCACCACTTTAAGATCACTGGATGTGTCATGATGCATTGCTGACAAGTCAGGTGTCCTGCATATTTCATATCTCATTAATCCCATGTAATTGTTCATCCtaatcttcctaaaaaaaaaaaaagcaaattgaATGAagattacaaaaacaaaattgaagttAACAAAAGACAAATTTCAAAGAGGAGCATAAAAATGTGACCTCAAGAATGCAACACCATGGACCTAAGGCTAAAGTCCAAAAGCTAGAAAGAGAGAGCTAACATCAAAGCCTGAGGACTGCCACTAAATCATGGTCATTAATTACACTTGCCAAGGGTTGACCCGGTGAAATTGATTAATTTCTTACTATGACCAAAATGCTTTTGAAGTTATAATAAGGATACTAGGTCTTATGGATGCATTATGCCAATAAGGTGATAAATGTGACACCAATTACGGACCACAACTTGGCAACCATATCAATTAAGCAAGaataatatatcaaatataGATTATTCGGAAGAATGAATGCCATGCTGATGAAGTGGTCACCCAGACAGTTACCTTGGCAAACACCTAGGCCACCAAGAAGTAAATTATAGGCAAAAATAGGCAACTTGACATctgtaaaaaaatgttttacattATTTCATACTAATAAATAGTTTAAATTAGTACTTAAAAAGAAACATTCTATGATATTTAGGGCTGAAGGCAAAGCTTAACACAAGGTTTACAGCCCAAGTTAGTGAATATAACGTGCTCTCCAATTATTTCTTATGGTCGGAAAAAAGTCCAATGTTCCatttcaatttatgatttattacGGCACAAAAAGCCTAGAACAGAAacaaagaatatataatttaaaaaaaataaatgtgagcTGCAAGGCACATGCTCTGGGTTACTATGACACTTTTGGATTTAAGTTGTGACTATAGTAGTACGGGATCAAACAATGCACAAGAGTTTCCACTCTAGAGTaaagttgacaaaaattaaaaagctgtcaaacaaaaataatcctCTTAGAAcatgaacaagtggaaaggcaaaatgaaaaggaaaacagCAGAACATAATGATCAATGGTTAAATCATTAACCTGTAAGTTTTGAACACTACCTTAATGCAAATGGACTTTTCAGTTTTAGTGGAATAATGTCACCAAAAAAGGAAGCTTCTTCAGCCACTTTGCATAGAACTATGCGAACAATTTCTCCCAAATACATACCAGAAATTATCTTCTCAAACATCTGAGAGtatcaaacaaatttttaaggaaaaacacAACAGAAGATCATTTGGCAAAGCAAAGCCTAGTGGACCGTTAAATATTTATACAATCACCTGTTCACCTGGGTTCAAACTCTCAGCATCAAGTACATAATCATACTCTGTGAATGGAAGGTCTGTTGACCAAAAGCTACCCCACTCCATGTTGATGACCTGCAGTAGAACATTGGCCGTGTCTTCAGAATTCTTTCTCAATAgttcttttacaattttcaatCATATGCATAACTTTTTTCAACCATACTGACTTGAGACAAGAACAGGAAAAGAAgtcaaatattattaaaagaacTAGACAATTTAACAGTCACTGAGAATCTGCTAACCATGTCTCCAGATTTAGGCAGAAGACCATGCAattttggtattgcatttgcaCGTTCTACATATGCTGCATTTGTTCCAGTACCTAAGATAACAGCAGCAACAACATCCTTGTTGGAATATCTACCTCCAGCTAATGTCCCAACTGTATCATTCACCTAGTTCCAATTATGTACATTAAAACcatattgaaaacaaaaataatttcatgaagTATTCAACACCAGATTGACATAATGAAAAAAGGAATACCAATCCACTGCACAAGACCATATATGATTTTCATCAAGAATAACCAAAGGGATCACATTAGTGTTTTTATAAAGAAGCCATTGACTTTGACTTACCAGAGCTGACACACGCATATCAAGGCCTTTTCTCTCCATTGCTCGTGTTAATTCTGCCACAACATCTTGGCCAACCTATGCACCCAGCAATTAAAAAAGTCACACAAGGGGACTTGGGCTAAAGAGAAAATACCATACTGTCACATTAGTAAATTAGTTTTGATGTGCCCACAAACTGTACTTACTATTGAACTGGATTGTTTCAGTCAAAAGTATAATATGTTCATGCTTCCAAAAGTCAGATAAACCATGTTCAATTTCTTATGACTATCCTCAAAGTGTTGCTGAAATTACAGCTTGTTTAACAGGAAATATGCCAGATTGGTGGTGGTAGCTACCattttctggagagaaaaggaaagCTTTAGATTTGTTTTACGTAAAGGGATGACAACCCAGGAGAAAATATGCCATATGCCATATTCCATGAAGTTGATGATTCAACACTTGCTACCTAACAAGAACAAGATTATGAACAAGAAAGGAGTGGTTGGTCTTGATTTTCACAAAATCTTAaaggaaatgattaaaaatGCTCCTTTGAACTGCTCTAAAATTGATAGAGAATATTTATAAAGATGAAATTATATTTGCAATTAACACTTTCTTCCTAAAATGTTAAGGAatataatttttaggaaaagagTTCGTGTGGCCAACCCAATCTAATCTATCGAGGATCCATAGCTAACTCCaaattttgggattaaggctttgttgttgttgcaagTGTCTGGATATGTAGGCTCATGTGCAACACACCCTTAAAGGTATCCATCAGGATAACTCatcattcttttatatatatatatatatatatatatatatatatatatatatatatatatatatatataaaagtaaaaaaatctcatcattcTGTTTTTAGTAGTTAGTACTTCATTATAttctaatttaatatattgattattaatACTTTTATGATATCACCAGAATTTTCTTATTAACATTAGTTTATTTTACAAGTTCAATTTAGATAAAGAACAGATCAATAATCAAAGACATACTTCAATATATTGGAAAAATGCCAGGAAATCAATAGGTAAACATGAATGAAGATAAGCAAAAAAGACACAAAGCAATTAGGATTAACCGTATCATCTATAGAGAAGCCTTTTGTCCACTTAATAAGATTCCCAGAGGCAATTGATGTTTGCATCACAGGGAACGAGAAGGTAAAGCCTAGTTCCCTCTGTCTACCAGGAGGAAGTTGAAAATCTGGTCCTTCTTGGTCGACAAATTTTGCAAGTTCAGCCGCTATAAAATCAAATAGTGCCTGAAATTACATCAAAAGTCTGTGacttttaacatttatttttgcatATAAAGCTTGAATTAGCGGT
This genomic interval carries:
- the LOC142618341 gene encoding hexokinase-1-like isoform X2 codes for the protein MDDGSSFCVFPIFRDEKGLFYALDLGGTNFRVLRVQLGGGAVVNQEVSEVSIPLDLMVGTSEALFDFIAAELAKFVDQEGPDFQLPPGRQRELGFTFSFPVMQTSIASGNLIKWTKGFSIDDTVGQDVVAELTRAMERKGLDMRVSALVNDTVGTLAGGRYSNKDVVAAVILGTGTNAAYVERANAIPKLHGLLPKSGDMVINMEWGSFWSTDLPFTEYDYVLDAESLNPGEQMFEKIISGMYLGEIVRIVLCKVAEEASFFGDIIPLKLKSPFALRTPDLSAMHHDTSSDLKVVDTKLKNILEVYITLHCCMEFQLVVKPCACSS
- the LOC142618341 gene encoding hexokinase-1-like isoform X1 — encoded protein: MDDGSSFCVFPIFRDEKGLFYALDLGGTNFRVLRVQLGGGAVVNQEVSEVSIPLDLMVGTSEALFDFIAAELAKFVDQEGPDFQLPPGRQRELGFTFSFPVMQTSIASGNLIKWTKGFSIDDTVGQDVVAELTRAMERKGLDMRVSALVNDTVGTLAGGRYSNKDVVAAVILGTGTNAAYVERANAIPKLHGLLPKSGDMVINMEWGSFWSTDLPFTEYDYVLDAESLNPGEQMFEKIISGMYLGEIVRIVLCKVAEEASFFGDIIPLKLKSPFALRMNNYMGLMRYEICRTPDLSAMHHDTSSDLKVVDTKLKNILEVYITLHCCMEFQLVVKPCACSS
- the LOC142620747 gene encoding diacylglycerol O-acyltransferase 1-like, whose product is MKIGNIEEDNEDDDNDIETPHKCGGRGHGGRGSSAASAGGRGRGGGRGGFMNFGERIDPPHKGEKEVPEGAPNCLAGSAFVISGTLDSLEREEAEDLIKRHGGRVTGSISKKMNYLLCDEDIGGRKSSKAKELGTAFLTEDGLFDMICASKPEKAGDGGDNKIGNGDDRGTDFAALNLAYQPSAPAHRKNKESPLSSDAIFKQSYAGLFNLCIVVLVAVNSRLIIENLMKYCWLIKTGFWFSSRSLSDWPLLMCCLTLPIFPAASFIVEKLVQQKYISKPVVVLLHIIITTASVLYLVFVILRYDSAVLSGVTLMLSASIVWLKLVSYAHTSYDMRALTKSIEKLCIAAPCHIFKFWAFFGIMFQVPLVLITSYLQNKFRNSMVGNMIFWFIFCILDQPMCVLLYYHDLMNRKGKHE
- the LOC142618342 gene encoding uncharacterized protein LOC142618342; this translates as MKNLPPTAQVAYQQGNYLAECFNRMEQCEKNPEGPLRFRESGRHRFHPFRLAGTAVSRKAGASTLSQLMVVKKTFPTTNAWIASSRESIQMLLKHSSVNISENPVLVLLEATGRDTPI